A part of Staphylococcus haemolyticus genomic DNA contains:
- a CDS encoding universal stress protein: MYKSILLAADGSENSLRSAKEVLNFIDDNTIVTILTVVDVEESKTDVLHGKQSSSLTNEREDKLSHITELFVEHNVKYEMKIAHGVPADTVVSVANSGEFQAIVLGTRGLNSLQEMVLGSVSHKVAKRSEIPVVIVK; the protein is encoded by the coding sequence ATGTATAAATCAATTTTATTAGCAGCAGATGGATCAGAGAATAGTTTGCGTTCAGCAAAAGAGGTTTTAAATTTTATAGATGATAATACGATTGTTACTATTCTTACAGTTGTAGATGTTGAGGAATCGAAAACAGATGTTTTACATGGTAAACAAAGTTCCAGTTTGACGAATGAAAGAGAAGACAAACTCTCTCATATCACTGAGTTATTTGTAGAGCATAATGTAAAATATGAAATGAAAATTGCACATGGTGTTCCTGCGGACACAGTTGTTTCAGTTGCCAATAGTGGAGAATTTCAAGCTATTGTTTTAGGAACACGTGGATTAAATAGTTTGCAAGAAATGGTGTTAGGTAGCGTCAGTCACAAAGTAGCAAAACGTTCAGAAATTCCCGTTGTTATTGTAAAATAG
- a CDS encoding IS6-like element IS257 family transposase, with translation MNYFRYKQFNKDVITVAVGYYLRYALSYRDISEILRERGVNVHHSTVYRWVQEYAPILYQIWKKKHKKAYYKWRIDETYIKIKGKWSYLYRAIDAEGHPLDIWLRKQRDNHSAYAFIKRLIKQFGKPQKVITDQAPSTKVAMAKVIKAFKLKPDCHCTSKYLNNLIEQDHRHIKVRKTRYQSINTAKNTLKGIECIYALYKKNRRSLQIYGFSPCHEISIMLAS, from the coding sequence ATGAACTATTTCAGATATAAACAATTTAACAAGGATGTTATCACTGTAGCCGTTGGCTACTATCTAAGATATGCATTGAGTTATCGTGATATATCTGAAATATTAAGGGAACGTGGTGTAAACGTTCATCATTCAACGGTCTACCGTTGGGTTCAAGAATATGCCCCAATTTTGTATCAAATTTGGAAGAAAAAGCATAAAAAAGCTTATTACAAATGGCGTATTGATGAGACGTACATCAAAATAAAAGGAAAATGGAGCTATTTATATCGTGCCATTGATGCAGAGGGACATCCATTAGATATTTGGTTGCGTAAGCAACGAGATAATCATTCAGCATATGCGTTTATCAAACGTCTCATTAAACAATTTGGTAAACCTCAAAAGGTAATTACAGATCAGGCACCTTCAACGAAGGTAGCAATGGCTAAAGTAATTAAAGCTTTTAAACTTAAACCTGACTGTCATTGTACATCGAAATATCTGAATAACCTCATTGAGCAAGATCACCGTCATATTAAAGTAAGAAAGACAAGGTATCAAAGTATCAATACAGCAAAGAATACTTTAAAAGGTATTGAATGTATTTACGCTCTATATAAAAAGAACCGCAGGTCTCTTCAGATCTACGGATTTTCGCCATGCCACGAAATTAGCATCATGCTAGCAAGTTAA
- a CDS encoding NAD(P)H-dependent oxidoreductase: MNFNPVAQKSDFKYLKNNNFFKYPIEQEHSYKNNILSKEIKSELSKLLWADIIIFQFPLWWSSVPAILKGWFDKVLIYGGIYGGAYGKFKNARLSNKKAIISTTTGSSGDIHKQVLFHISHGIVEYTGMQCLDTLIAYEIDKDQNSRDEYIEFFKNKIKYI; encoded by the coding sequence ATGAATTTTAACCCTGTTGCTCAAAAATCTGATTTTAAATATTTAAAAAATAATAACTTTTTTAAATATCCTATAGAACAAGAGCATTCTTACAAAAATAATATATTAAGTAAGGAAATTAAATCTGAATTAAGCAAACTATTGTGGGCGGATATTATTATTTTTCAATTCCCTTTATGGTGGTCGAGTGTTCCTGCAATATTAAAAGGATGGTTTGATAAAGTTTTAATATATGGAGGGATTTATGGAGGGGCATATGGGAAGTTTAAGAACGCCAGATTATCTAATAAAAAAGCTATTATAAGTACAACAACTGGTTCATCAGGAGATATACACAAACAAGTACTATTTCACATTAGTCATGGAATAGTTGAATATACTGGAATGCAATGTTTAGATACATTAATCGCATATGAAATTGATAAAGATCAAAATAGTAGAGATGAGTATATAGAATTTTTTAAAAACAAAATAAAGTATATTTAA
- a CDS encoding NAD(P)H-dependent oxidoreductase, with the protein MNILIVYAHPEPQSFNSKLKDIAQTVLKENGNNCRCI; encoded by the coding sequence ATGAATATTCTAATAGTATATGCGCACCCTGAACCTCAATCTTTTAATAGTAAACTTAAAGATATTGCACAAACAGTATTGAAGGAGAATGGTAATAATTGTCGTTGTATCTGA